Proteins from a genomic interval of Caulobacter sp. SL161:
- a CDS encoding ATP-grasp domain-containing protein: MVDVLLLVPARDEHRYGDSWLTLFERLAAPLHAHGLTVEAQPWTDPVAPGQARLVMPSLAWGYHARQADWFAQLDAFEASGVRMVNPPSVLRWNSTKTYLVELAGKGAPVVPTQARDRLTPEALEAAFDAFGVDEVVVKPQVSAGSHETIRVKRRGSLDGGPTGPALIQPFLPAVGEEGELSLFFFDGQFSHAVTKVAVDGDFRVQPQFGGRVSEVAPEPEALRAAAMVLEAAGPPLTYARVDLIRGLDHTPQLMELEVIEPDLFLEHAHDQGAAFAAAVLRAIG, from the coding sequence ATGGTCGATGTCCTGCTCCTGGTCCCGGCTCGCGATGAGCATCGCTATGGCGACAGCTGGTTGACCCTGTTCGAGCGCCTGGCGGCGCCACTGCACGCCCACGGCCTGACCGTCGAGGCTCAGCCATGGACCGATCCTGTCGCGCCAGGCCAGGCGCGCTTGGTCATGCCGTCCCTGGCCTGGGGCTACCACGCCCGGCAGGCGGACTGGTTCGCGCAGCTCGACGCCTTCGAGGCGAGCGGGGTGCGCATGGTGAATCCGCCCTCGGTGCTGCGCTGGAATTCGACCAAGACCTATCTGGTCGAGCTGGCGGGAAAGGGCGCGCCCGTCGTGCCGACCCAGGCTCGCGACCGTCTGACGCCCGAGGCGCTCGAGGCTGCGTTCGACGCCTTCGGGGTCGACGAGGTGGTGGTCAAGCCGCAGGTCTCGGCCGGCTCGCACGAGACCATCCGGGTCAAGCGTCGCGGTTCGCTGGACGGCGGTCCGACCGGCCCGGCGCTCATCCAGCCCTTCCTGCCGGCGGTGGGCGAGGAGGGGGAGCTTTCGCTGTTCTTCTTCGACGGCCAGTTTAGCCATGCGGTGACCAAGGTCGCCGTCGATGGCGATTTCCGCGTCCAGCCGCAGTTCGGCGGCCGGGTCAGCGAGGTCGCGCCCGAGCCCGAAGCCCTGCGCGCTGCCGCCATGGTGCTGGAAGCCGCCGGACCGCCCCTGACCTATGCCCGCGTTGATTTGATCCGGGGCCTCGACCACACGCCCCAGCTGATGGAGCTGGAGGTCATCGAGCCTGACCTTTTCCTGGAGCACGCCCATGACCAGGGCGCGGCCTTCGCGGCGGCGGTGTTGCGGGCGATCGGCTAG
- a CDS encoding adenosine kinase: protein MTALYDVAAIGNAIVDVIAQCDDAFLEREGLVKGSMALIDPARAASLYDVMSAAIEASGGSAANTVAGVASFGGKAAFLGKVADDQLGRVFRHDMNAIGCVFTTPPLAEGPATAQSLINVTPDAQRTMSTYLGACVELNPADVDPDIIEAAQISYLEGYLFDPPEARRAFAKAAALAHGSGRKIALTLSDSFVVDRHRGALLGFVETQCDIVFANAAEVCALFETDDFDAAVKALAERCEIAAVTRSEKGSVVAANGQLHEISAYPVEKVVDTTGAGDQYAAGFLFGLSHGRPLPICGQLGSLAAAEVIDHYGPRPQVSLRELAEKNGL from the coding sequence ATGACCGCGCTCTACGACGTCGCCGCCATCGGCAACGCCATCGTCGACGTCATCGCCCAGTGCGACGACGCCTTCCTCGAGCGCGAGGGCCTGGTGAAGGGCTCGATGGCCCTGATCGATCCGGCGCGCGCCGCCAGCCTGTACGACGTGATGTCGGCGGCGATCGAAGCCTCGGGCGGCAGCGCCGCCAACACCGTGGCCGGCGTCGCCAGCTTCGGCGGCAAGGCCGCGTTCCTGGGCAAGGTCGCCGACGACCAGCTGGGCCGCGTGTTCCGCCACGACATGAACGCGATCGGCTGCGTCTTCACGACCCCGCCGCTCGCGGAAGGCCCGGCGACAGCGCAGAGCCTGATCAACGTCACCCCCGACGCCCAGCGCACCATGTCGACCTATCTGGGCGCGTGCGTGGAGCTGAACCCCGCCGACGTCGACCCGGACATCATCGAGGCCGCGCAGATCTCGTATCTGGAAGGCTATCTCTTCGATCCGCCCGAAGCGCGCCGCGCCTTCGCCAAGGCCGCCGCCCTCGCACACGGCTCGGGCCGCAAGATCGCCCTGACCCTGTCCGACAGCTTCGTCGTCGATCGCCACCGCGGCGCCCTGCTGGGCTTTGTCGAAACCCAGTGCGACATCGTCTTCGCCAACGCCGCAGAGGTCTGCGCCCTGTTCGAGACCGACGATTTCGACGCGGCGGTGAAGGCCCTGGCCGAACGCTGCGAGATCGCCGCCGTGACCCGCAGCGAAAAAGGCTCGGTGGTCGCGGCAAACGGGCAGTTGCACGAAATCTCGGCCTATCCCGTGGAAAAAGTCGTGGACACGACCGGCGCAGGCGACCAATACGCGGCGGGTTTCCTCTTTGGCCTTTCCCACGGCCGCCCGCTGCCTATCTGTGGCCAGCTGGGCAGCCTGGCGGCCGCCGAGGTGATCGACCACTACGGTCCGCGTCCGCAGGTCTCCCTGCGCGAGCTGGCTGAAAAGAACGGACTTTAG
- the hisB gene encoding imidazoleglycerol-phosphate dehydratase HisB, with product MARTAEVVRETKETQIRVWIDLDGTGVSTISTGIGFYDHMLESFARHGGFDLKVETKGDLHIDMHHTVEDTGIVLGQAIHKALDGFKGIRRFGSAYIPMDETLTRCAIDLSNRPYLIWKVEFKRPKVGEMDTELFKEFHHAFAMNSGACVHLETLYGDNTHHVAESGFKALARALRQAVEIDPKTGGQAPSTKGVL from the coding sequence ATGGCCCGCACCGCTGAAGTGGTCCGCGAGACGAAGGAGACCCAGATCCGGGTCTGGATCGATCTCGACGGGACCGGCGTCTCGACGATCTCCACCGGCATTGGTTTCTATGACCATATGCTGGAGAGCTTCGCGCGCCATGGCGGCTTCGACCTGAAGGTCGAGACCAAGGGCGACCTGCATATCGACATGCACCACACGGTCGAGGACACCGGCATCGTGCTGGGCCAGGCGATCCACAAGGCGCTGGACGGCTTCAAGGGCATCCGCCGCTTCGGCTCGGCCTATATCCCGATGGACGAGACCCTGACCCGTTGCGCCATCGACCTCTCCAACCGGCCGTATCTGATCTGGAAGGTCGAGTTCAAGCGCCCCAAGGTCGGGGAGATGGACACCGAGCTCTTCAAGGAGTTCCACCACGCGTTCGCCATGAACAGCGGGGCGTGCGTGCATCTGGAGACCCTGTACGGCGACAACACCCACCACGTCGCCGAAAGCGGCTTCAAGGCCCTGGCCCGGGCGCTGCGTCAGGCGGTCGAGATCGACCCCAAGACCGGCGGTCAGGCGCCGTCCACCAAGGGCGTGCTGTAG
- the hisH gene encoding imidazole glycerol phosphate synthase subunit HisH, with amino-acid sequence MQTVALIDYGSGNLRSAEKALREAARRRALDADIVVTADPDLVAKADRVFLPGVGAFASCRAGLDATGVYEAMNQAVHGRGVPFMGICVGHQLLATEGLEFGVTPGLNWIQGQVKKLEPSDPTLTIPHMGWNAISLVRPHALFAGIDDGAHMYFANSFALTPSHVEDVVATADHGGPFTAAVAKDNVAGVQFHPEKSQASGLALLANFLEWRP; translated from the coding sequence ATGCAGACCGTCGCCCTGATCGATTACGGGTCGGGCAACCTGCGTTCGGCCGAGAAGGCCCTGCGCGAGGCGGCCCGCCGTCGCGCGCTCGACGCCGACATCGTTGTCACCGCTGACCCCGACCTTGTCGCCAAGGCCGATCGCGTCTTCCTGCCCGGCGTCGGGGCCTTCGCCTCCTGCCGCGCGGGCCTGGACGCCACCGGCGTCTATGAAGCGATGAACCAGGCCGTCCACGGCCGGGGTGTTCCGTTCATGGGCATCTGCGTCGGCCACCAGCTCCTGGCCACCGAGGGGCTGGAGTTCGGCGTCACCCCAGGCCTGAACTGGATTCAGGGCCAGGTGAAGAAGCTCGAGCCCAGCGATCCGACGCTGACCATCCCGCACATGGGCTGGAACGCGATCAGCCTCGTGCGTCCTCATGCCCTGTTCGCGGGCATCGACGACGGCGCCCACATGTATTTCGCCAACTCGTTCGCCCTGACCCCTTCCCATGTGGAAGATGTCGTCGCCACCGCCGACCACGGCGGGCCGTTCACGGCCGCTGTGGCCAAGGACAATGTCGCGGGCGTACAGTTCCACCCTGAAAAATCACAAGCATCAGGGCTCGCCCTGCTCGCCAACTTCCTGGAATGGCGCCCATGA
- the hisA gene encoding 1-(5-phosphoribosyl)-5-[(5-phosphoribosylamino)methylideneamino]imidazole-4-carboxamide isomerase, producing MAPMILYPAIDLKDGQCVRLLHGDMDKATVFNTSPADQAQRFVQDGFSWLHVVDLNGAIEGKSVNTAAVEQILESISIPVQLGGGIRTLEGVEAWIEAGVSRVILGTVAVHDPELVKKAARLWPEQIAVAVDVRDGKVAIDGWTGLSDLSAIDLSRRFEDAGVAALIITDISRDGALTGVNVEGVGELADAVSIPVIASGGVAAVADIERLKARQGVEIAGAILGRSLYAGTIKPSEALIAAAA from the coding sequence ATGGCGCCCATGATCCTCTATCCCGCCATCGACCTGAAGGACGGCCAGTGCGTGCGCCTGCTGCATGGCGACATGGACAAGGCCACGGTCTTCAACACCTCGCCCGCCGACCAGGCCCAGCGCTTCGTCCAGGACGGCTTCTCGTGGCTGCACGTCGTTGACCTGAACGGCGCCATCGAGGGCAAGTCGGTCAACACCGCCGCTGTCGAGCAGATCCTGGAGTCGATCTCGATCCCAGTGCAGCTGGGCGGCGGCATCCGCACCCTGGAAGGCGTCGAGGCCTGGATCGAGGCGGGCGTGTCCCGCGTGATCCTCGGCACCGTGGCCGTGCACGATCCCGAACTGGTCAAGAAGGCCGCGCGCCTGTGGCCCGAGCAGATCGCCGTCGCGGTCGACGTGCGCGACGGCAAGGTCGCCATCGACGGCTGGACGGGCCTGTCGGACCTGTCGGCGATCGACCTGTCGCGCCGTTTCGAGGACGCCGGTGTCGCAGCCCTGATTATCACTGACATCAGCCGCGACGGCGCCCTGACCGGCGTCAATGTCGAGGGCGTAGGCGAGCTCGCCGACGCGGTCTCGATCCCCGTCATCGCCTCGGGCGGTGTGGCCGCCGTGGCCGATATCGAGCGCCTGAAGGCCCGTCAGGGCGTCGAGATCGCCGGCGCCATCCTGGGCCGTTCGCTCTATGCCGGCACGATCAAGCCGTCCGAAGCGTTGATCGCGGCGGCCGCCTGA
- the hisF gene encoding imidazole glycerol phosphate synthase subunit HisF, whose amino-acid sequence MLKTRIIPCLDVKDGRVVKGVNFVSLRDAGDPVEQARAYDAAGADELMFLDITASSEGRGLILDVISRTAEVCFMPVSVGGGVRQVGDMRRLLLAGADKVSVNTAAVENPDLIAGGADAFGAQCVVVAIDAKAREDGSGWNVWTYGGRKDTGIDVVEWATKIVERGAGEILLTSMDRDGAKIGYDIPLLKAVTGAVSVPVIASGGAGKTEHLVEAARDGHAAAVLAASIFHFGEISIGEAKQAMADAGIPVRLDKMKDVA is encoded by the coding sequence ATGCTGAAGACCCGGATCATTCCCTGCCTCGACGTGAAGGACGGGCGGGTGGTCAAGGGGGTCAATTTCGTCTCCCTGCGCGACGCCGGCGATCCGGTGGAGCAGGCGCGCGCCTATGACGCCGCCGGCGCCGACGAGCTGATGTTCCTGGACATCACCGCCTCCAGCGAAGGCCGGGGCCTGATCCTGGACGTCATCTCGCGCACCGCCGAGGTCTGCTTCATGCCCGTCTCTGTGGGCGGCGGCGTGCGGCAGGTCGGTGACATGCGCCGCCTGCTGCTGGCCGGGGCCGACAAGGTCTCGGTCAACACCGCCGCCGTCGAGAATCCCGACCTGATCGCCGGGGGCGCCGACGCCTTCGGGGCCCAGTGCGTGGTCGTGGCCATCGACGCCAAGGCGCGCGAGGACGGCTCGGGCTGGAACGTATGGACCTATGGCGGCCGCAAGGACACCGGGATCGACGTGGTCGAATGGGCCACCAAGATCGTGGAACGCGGCGCGGGCGAGATCCTGCTGACCTCGATGGACCGCGACGGCGCCAAGATCGGCTACGACATCCCGCTGCTGAAGGCCGTGACGGGCGCGGTCAGCGTGCCGGTGATCGCCTCGGGCGGCGCCGGCAAGACCGAACATCTGGTCGAAGCCGCCCGCGACGGCCACGCCGCCGCCGTGCTGGCCGCCTCGATCTTCCACTTCGGCGAGATTTCGATCGGCGAGGCCAAGCAGGCCATGGCCGACGCCGGCATCCCGGTGCGCCTGGACAAGATGAAGGACGTGGCATGA
- a CDS encoding phosphoribosyl-ATP diphosphatase, with product MSQRLTDVLQRLSATIEARKGGDPSVSYTAKLLNDPALAAKKLGEEAIETVIAAVAQGPDALAAESADLLYHWLALMAASGVSLDAVAEKLEAREGTSGIAEKASRKG from the coding sequence ATGAGCCAGCGCCTCACCGACGTCCTGCAACGCCTGTCAGCGACGATCGAGGCCCGCAAGGGCGGCGATCCGTCGGTGTCCTATACGGCGAAGCTCCTGAACGACCCGGCCCTGGCGGCCAAGAAGCTCGGCGAGGAAGCCATCGAGACAGTAATCGCCGCTGTGGCGCAAGGTCCGGACGCGTTGGCGGCCGAAAGCGCCGACCTGCTCTACCACTGGCTGGCCTTGATGGCGGCCTCAGGCGTCTCGCTGGACGCCGTGGCCGAGAAGCTGGAAGCCCGCGAGGGCACCTCCGGCATCGCCGAGAAGGCGTCGCGGAAGGGATAA
- a CDS encoding Smr/MutS family protein, whose product MAKKPPPPPGKMGPEDDKRLWRLVASTVTPRAPVKPEKMRSKARIRPSLKSDAALPAEPPTRLASIAPLRLHPEDLKPTPPKPLKGPAGHIEPNRKLRIVKERDPIGARLDMHGLDQDQARATLEAFIRRSFSQGHRAVLVITGKGKVGQGVLRSRTPEWLTDPSLREMVAGVSTADRRHGGEGALYVALKRRV is encoded by the coding sequence GTGGCCAAGAAGCCGCCGCCCCCTCCCGGCAAAATGGGACCCGAAGATGACAAGCGCCTCTGGCGGCTGGTCGCCTCAACCGTGACGCCGCGCGCGCCGGTGAAGCCTGAAAAGATGCGCAGCAAGGCGCGGATCCGGCCGTCGCTGAAGTCGGATGCGGCCTTGCCGGCCGAGCCGCCGACGCGCCTGGCCTCGATCGCGCCGCTGCGGCTGCATCCCGAGGACCTCAAACCAACCCCGCCCAAGCCGCTGAAGGGCCCGGCCGGCCATATCGAGCCCAATCGCAAGCTGCGGATCGTCAAGGAGCGCGACCCGATCGGCGCGCGGCTCGATATGCACGGCCTGGACCAGGACCAGGCTCGCGCGACGCTGGAGGCCTTCATCCGGCGCTCATTCAGCCAGGGCCACCGGGCGGTGCTGGTGATCACCGGCAAGGGCAAGGTGGGGCAGGGGGTCTTGAGGTCTCGCACGCCCGAATGGCTGACCGACCCGTCCCTGCGCGAGATGGTCGCCGGCGTCTCCACCGCCGACCGCCGCCACGGCGGCGAGGGGGCGCTGTACGTGGCGCTGAAGCGGCGGGTGTGA
- the mltA gene encoding murein transglycosylase A, which produces MTRPAYTSLAPLALAAFLSACASTPATPPPAPVSAPTPAPTPPSGQAPVASAPQSAMPSALSFAGLAGWAEEDHLAALNAFRAGCGVSRDPAATRVCGLAKATKDLDVSGAKAFIEANFRVEAVGGGGDGLLTAYFAPQYEARMSRNAEFSAPLRGLPADLVVLDLGPFEPALVGKKITGHVEGSTFVPYPDRAEIEATPSDKPLAWMRPEELFFLQIQGSGVLVLPDGRRVRAVFAGTNGKPFVGIAIAMRDKGLLPDNNTSAEAIRTWLAEHRGPEADAIMRLNPRYVFFRTVPDDGKEPAGAAGVALPPGRAIAVDPGHHAYGGFYWLDAAAPKLVGAFPVYRRAVTALDTGGAIKGEVRADLYMGSGAAAGVEAGRVRHTLRLYRLTPNP; this is translated from the coding sequence ATGACCCGCCCGGCCTACACCTCGCTGGCGCCGCTGGCCTTGGCGGCGTTCCTGAGCGCGTGCGCCAGCACCCCGGCCACACCACCGCCGGCGCCCGTATCTGCGCCCACGCCCGCGCCAACGCCGCCTTCCGGCCAAGCGCCCGTCGCGAGCGCGCCGCAAAGCGCTATGCCTTCGGCGTTGTCCTTTGCGGGTCTGGCGGGATGGGCTGAAGAAGACCATCTGGCGGCGCTGAACGCGTTTCGTGCGGGCTGCGGGGTCTCCAGAGACCCGGCCGCGACGCGGGTTTGCGGCCTGGCCAAGGCGACCAAGGATCTGGACGTCTCCGGCGCCAAGGCCTTCATCGAGGCGAATTTCAGGGTCGAGGCTGTCGGCGGCGGTGGGGATGGACTGCTGACGGCCTATTTCGCGCCCCAGTATGAGGCGCGCATGTCGCGCAACGCCGAGTTCAGCGCGCCGCTGCGCGGCCTGCCCGCCGATCTGGTGGTCCTGGATCTGGGCCCCTTCGAGCCGGCCCTGGTCGGCAAGAAGATCACCGGCCATGTCGAGGGCTCGACCTTCGTCCCCTATCCGGACCGCGCCGAGATCGAGGCGACCCCGTCCGACAAGCCCCTGGCCTGGATGCGGCCAGAGGAGCTGTTTTTCCTGCAGATCCAGGGCTCGGGTGTCCTGGTGCTGCCGGACGGCCGCCGGGTACGCGCGGTCTTCGCCGGCACGAACGGGAAACCCTTCGTCGGCATCGCGATCGCCATGCGGGACAAGGGGCTGCTGCCCGACAACAACACTTCGGCCGAGGCGATCCGGACCTGGCTGGCCGAGCATCGTGGGCCCGAGGCCGATGCGATCATGCGGCTGAACCCTCGCTATGTGTTCTTCCGCACGGTTCCCGACGACGGCAAGGAGCCCGCCGGCGCAGCGGGCGTGGCCCTGCCGCCGGGCCGGGCGATCGCGGTTGATCCTGGCCATCACGCCTATGGCGGCTTCTATTGGCTGGACGCGGCGGCCCCGAAGCTGGTCGGGGCCTTCCCGGTCTATCGTCGCGCGGTCACGGCGCTGGATACCGGCGGGGCGATCAAAGGCGAGGTGCGCGCCGATCTCTATATGGGCTCGGGCGCGGCGGCCGGCGTCGAGGCCGGCCGGGTGCGCCACACCCTGCGTCTCTATCGGCTGACGCCGAACCCCTGA
- the timA gene encoding TIM44-related membrane protein TimA, protein MPDPDVFQILFLAAVAALVLYQLYATLGRRVGRQPEDAAVTATPGAAPAPVDPVLQAEGVATLRARQPDFDPARFLMGARAAYEQIVKAYAEGDRETLTPLLAPDVMENFERAMVARETAGRTEKVEFLTPPRVDLERVDVVGDTAKAVVRILAEVRTRTKDERGEGVDDRRTAELWTFEREVKSTDPNWHLTFVAAAEA, encoded by the coding sequence CTGCCGGACCCCGACGTGTTCCAGATCCTATTCCTCGCCGCCGTGGCCGCCCTGGTCCTCTACCAGCTTTACGCGACCCTTGGGCGTCGTGTCGGCCGCCAACCGGAGGACGCCGCCGTCACCGCTACGCCAGGCGCTGCGCCCGCGCCTGTTGATCCTGTCTTGCAAGCCGAAGGCGTCGCCACGCTGAGGGCGCGCCAGCCGGACTTTGATCCCGCCCGGTTCCTGATGGGCGCCCGCGCGGCCTACGAACAGATCGTCAAGGCCTATGCCGAGGGCGATCGCGAGACGCTGACGCCGCTTCTGGCGCCCGATGTGATGGAGAACTTCGAGCGCGCCATGGTCGCCCGAGAGACCGCCGGTCGCACCGAGAAGGTCGAGTTCCTGACGCCGCCGCGCGTTGATCTCGAGCGTGTCGACGTCGTCGGCGACACCGCCAAGGCGGTGGTCCGGATCCTTGCCGAGGTGCGCACGCGCACCAAGGACGAGCGGGGCGAGGGCGTCGACGATCGTCGCACCGCCGAACTCTGGACCTTCGAGCGGGAGGTCAAGAGCACCGATCCCAACTGGCATCTGACGTTCGTGGCCGCCGCCGAGGCCTGA
- the secB gene encoding protein-export chaperone SecB, with protein sequence MTDTTAPEATPEGAEAGQAGIRILAQFVRDFSFENPLAPDALRAGAAQPAIDMGVEMNARGRADGLFEVDLKLSARAEREGQAVFHVEVVYGGLFHIVGIAEEDLEPVLLIECPRFLFPYARRLISDVTAEGGFPPFLIDPIDFAGVYAARKAQAEGQQVGNA encoded by the coding sequence ATGACCGACACCACCGCCCCCGAGGCGACCCCGGAAGGCGCCGAGGCCGGCCAAGCGGGCATCCGCATCCTGGCCCAGTTCGTCCGCGATTTCTCGTTCGAGAACCCGCTGGCTCCCGACGCGCTGCGCGCCGGCGCCGCCCAACCCGCCATCGACATGGGCGTGGAAATGAACGCCCGGGGCCGCGCTGACGGTCTGTTCGAAGTGGACCTGAAGCTGTCGGCGCGCGCCGAGCGCGAAGGCCAGGCCGTGTTCCACGTCGAAGTGGTCTATGGCGGCCTCTTCCACATCGTCGGCATTGCCGAAGAGGATCTGGAGCCCGTTCTGCTGATCGAGTGCCCGCGCTTCCTCTTCCCCTACGCCCGTCGCCTGATTTCGGACGTGACGGCGGAAGGTGGTTTCCCGCCGTTCCTGATCGATCCGATCGACTTCGCCGGCGTCTACGCCGCGCGCAAGGCCCAGGCCGAAGGCCAGCAGGTCGGCAACGCGTAA
- a CDS encoding response regulator transcription factor, with protein sequence MAQRKTLLLIDDDDDLRGALAEQLALHEEFAVNEASSAGEGVKLSRELKPDLILLDVDLPDMDGREACRLMRKNGVTAPVIMLTAAASDSDTILGLESGANDYVTKPFRFGVLLARIRAQLRSYEASEDALFRIGPYEFRPSAKLLVDEKQKKVRLTEKETNILKYLYRAGSKPVSREELLTEVWGYNAGVTTHTLETHVYRLRQKIEPDPTVARILITEMGGYRLQP encoded by the coding sequence ATGGCGCAACGCAAGACGCTTCTTCTGATCGACGACGATGACGACCTGCGCGGCGCGCTGGCGGAACAGTTGGCCCTGCATGAAGAGTTCGCGGTCAACGAGGCCTCGAGCGCGGGTGAGGGCGTGAAGCTGTCGCGCGAGCTCAAACCCGACCTGATCCTGCTTGACGTTGATCTGCCCGACATGGACGGCCGCGAGGCCTGCCGCCTGATGCGCAAGAACGGCGTCACCGCGCCGGTGATCATGCTGACGGCGGCCGCCAGCGACAGTGACACGATCCTGGGTCTTGAATCCGGCGCCAACGACTATGTGACCAAGCCGTTCCGCTTCGGCGTGCTGCTGGCCCGCATCCGCGCCCAGCTGCGCAGCTACGAGGCGTCGGAAGACGCGCTCTTCCGGATCGGCCCCTACGAATTCCGCCCGTCGGCCAAGCTCCTGGTCGATGAGAAGCAGAAGAAGGTGCGGCTGACCGAAAAGGAAACCAATATCCTCAAGTACCTCTACCGCGCCGGCTCCAAGCCTGTGTCGCGCGAGGAACTGCTGACCGAGGTCTGGGGCTACAACGCCGGGGTCACCACCCACACGCTGGAAACCCACGTCTATCGCCTGCGTCAGAAGATTGAGCCTGATCCCACCGTAGCGCGGATCTTGATCACCGAGATGGGCGGCTATCGGCTGCAGCCCTGA
- a CDS encoding L,D-transpeptidase family protein — protein MLFRAHADGRFELAGRIVRCAVGKAGAIPAPDKREGDNRSPLGVWVMREVWYRPDVYPQGPKTALPLRATRPEDGWCDAPSDPNYNRPVTLPYPASAERMWRDDAVYDLVVILGHNDDPPTPGMGSAIFMHLARDGYPGTEGCVALARADLEAVLATAGPGDAVQILAD, from the coding sequence ATGCTGTTTCGAGCCCATGCTGACGGCCGCTTCGAGCTTGCGGGACGGATTGTGCGCTGCGCTGTCGGCAAGGCCGGCGCGATCCCCGCCCCGGACAAGAGGGAGGGCGACAACAGAAGCCCGCTCGGCGTCTGGGTGATGCGCGAGGTCTGGTATCGACCGGATGTCTATCCCCAAGGTCCGAAGACCGCCTTGCCCCTGCGCGCCACGCGACCGGAAGACGGCTGGTGCGATGCGCCCAGCGATCCGAACTACAACCGGCCGGTCACCCTCCCCTATCCGGCCAGCGCCGAGCGGATGTGGCGCGACGACGCCGTGTACGACCTCGTGGTGATCCTCGGCCATAATGACGATCCGCCGACGCCGGGCATGGGATCGGCCATCTTCATGCATCTGGCGCGCGACGGTTATCCGGGCACCGAGGGCTGCGTGGCGCTGGCCCGCGCGGATCTCGAAGCTGTGCTGGCGACCGCCGGGCCCGGCGACGCCGTCCAGATTCTCGCGGACTAG
- a CDS encoding YggS family pyridoxal phosphate-dependent enzyme, producing MSQALAEIRARIAAAEARAERPAGSVTLVAVSKTQPWDHIAPVLEAGQKVFGENRVQEAMERWGPHRQGLELRLIGPLQTNKAREAVGFFDVIETLDREKLARVLADEVQRAGKAPRLYVQVNVGQETQKAGVAPGDADSFIGACRTTYGLTIEGLMCIPPFDQDPAPHFAQLASIAERNGLDKLSMGMSDDFEIAIAQGATSVRVGSALFGSRVYG from the coding sequence ATGTCGCAAGCGCTCGCCGAGATCCGCGCCCGTATCGCCGCCGCCGAGGCCCGCGCCGAACGACCGGCGGGGAGCGTGACCCTCGTCGCGGTGTCCAAGACCCAGCCCTGGGACCATATCGCGCCCGTGCTCGAAGCGGGACAGAAAGTGTTCGGCGAAAACAGGGTCCAGGAGGCGATGGAACGCTGGGGCCCGCATCGTCAGGGGCTGGAACTCAGGCTGATCGGACCCTTGCAAACCAACAAGGCGCGTGAGGCGGTCGGCTTTTTCGATGTGATCGAAACCCTGGACCGGGAAAAGCTGGCGCGCGTGTTGGCGGACGAGGTTCAGCGGGCGGGCAAGGCGCCGCGCCTCTATGTCCAGGTCAATGTCGGCCAAGAAACGCAGAAGGCCGGTGTCGCGCCAGGCGACGCCGACAGCTTTATCGGCGCCTGCCGGACGACCTACGGCCTGACGATCGAGGGCCTGATGTGCATTCCGCCGTTCGACCAGGACCCGGCGCCGCACTTTGCGCAACTGGCGTCCATCGCCGAGCGCAATGGTCTCGACAAGCTCTCCATGGGCATGAGCGACGATTTCGAGATCGCCATCGCGCAAGGGGCGACCTCGGTGCGGGTGGGATCGGCGCTGTTCGGCAGTCGCGTCTACGGCTAG
- a CDS encoding thiamine phosphate synthase, producing MDGENELEVLSRAASAFPPRTVRGMALPRLLFFTDPARITDPEAVAERLPPGSAIVFRAFGATDAVEQGRRLRTIATARDLILLVGAHAGLAEGVGADGVHLPERMAANLPRLRAEHPRYLVTVAAHDLAAVQTAERSGADAVVVSPVFPSNSPSAGEPLGLEGLMRLVEATALPVYALGGVRAHTVDQLFVSGVAGIAAVEALAR from the coding sequence TTGGACGGTGAGAACGAACTGGAAGTCCTCTCTAGAGCGGCCTCGGCCTTCCCGCCAAGAACCGTGCGCGGAATGGCGCTGCCCCGCTTGTTGTTCTTTACCGATCCGGCCCGCATTACAGACCCCGAGGCTGTCGCTGAGCGTCTGCCCCCCGGTTCGGCGATCGTGTTTCGCGCTTTCGGCGCGACGGACGCGGTCGAGCAGGGGCGACGCCTGCGGACGATCGCCACCGCGCGAGACCTGATCCTGCTGGTCGGCGCACATGCCGGCCTCGCCGAGGGCGTCGGGGCGGACGGCGTCCACCTACCCGAGCGAATGGCGGCAAATCTGCCGCGTCTGAGGGCTGAACATCCGCGCTATCTGGTCACCGTCGCCGCCCACGATCTGGCCGCCGTCCAGACGGCCGAACGTTCGGGCGCGGATGCCGTTGTGGTCTCTCCGGTCTTTCCGAGCAACAGCCCGTCAGCCGGGGAGCCCTTGGGCCTTGAGGGCTTGATGAGGCTGGTCGAGGCGACGGCGCTGCCCGTCTATGCCTTGGGCGGCGTCAGAGCGCACACCGTCGACCAGCTGTTTGTCAGCGGCGTGGCCGGAATCGCGGCGGTGGAGGCCTTGGCGCGCTGA